A region of Sulfuricella denitrificans skB26 DNA encodes the following proteins:
- a CDS encoding vWA domain-containing protein: MAEGDLETKLAAARTRLILDKPFIGALALRLPMIAANPKWCRTTATDARNFYYNPEYIAALTLDETQFVLAHEALHCALSHFARRQHRIKQRWDIACDFAINPLLIKDGLKAPPGALVLDLYEGMTAEEIYPCIDENNTDEPMDQHIYDGEDIDPTSSGQQKGDEQSEGGQNQQSDQQNQSQSGGSSQGQQKDDQSGGAPQPKPLTAAEREELSAQWQQRLAGAAQQAQQAGKLGGLLARMVGELLQPKLPWRMLLARYMTQVARDDYSYMRPSRREGQMILPSLRSSQADIVVALDTSGSVSSTELNDFLAEINTLKGQLRARLTLHACDTALAEGGPWVFEPWEEFKLPKEFKGGGGTDFRPVFEWVEQQGRSPDMLLYFTDAEGDFPPSEPHYPVIWLVKGKAPVPWGQRIQLN; the protein is encoded by the coding sequence ATGGCGGAAGGAGATCTAGAAACCAAGCTGGCGGCCGCCCGCACCCGGCTGATCCTGGACAAACCTTTCATCGGCGCCCTCGCCCTGCGCCTGCCGATGATCGCCGCCAACCCGAAATGGTGCCGCACCACTGCCACGGATGCCCGCAATTTCTATTACAACCCGGAATATATCGCGGCGCTGACCCTGGACGAAACCCAGTTCGTGCTTGCGCACGAGGCGCTGCACTGCGCACTGTCCCATTTCGCGCGGCGCCAGCATCGCATCAAACAACGTTGGGACATCGCCTGCGACTTCGCCATCAACCCCTTGCTGATCAAGGACGGCCTCAAGGCACCGCCCGGCGCCCTGGTCCTTGATCTTTACGAAGGCATGACGGCAGAAGAGATCTACCCCTGCATCGATGAGAACAACACCGATGAGCCGATGGATCAGCACATCTATGACGGCGAGGACATAGACCCGACCAGCAGCGGCCAGCAAAAGGGGGACGAGCAGAGCGAGGGTGGCCAGAACCAGCAATCCGACCAGCAAAACCAATCCCAGTCCGGCGGCAGTTCGCAGGGCCAACAGAAGGATGATCAGTCGGGAGGCGCACCCCAGCCCAAGCCGCTGACCGCAGCAGAGCGCGAAGAGCTGAGTGCGCAATGGCAGCAGCGACTCGCCGGCGCTGCCCAGCAGGCGCAGCAGGCGGGCAAACTGGGCGGGTTGCTGGCGCGCATGGTGGGCGAACTGTTGCAACCGAAGCTCCCCTGGCGCATGCTGCTGGCTCGCTACATGACCCAGGTTGCCCGGGATGATTACAGCTATATGCGCCCTTCGCGCCGCGAGGGACAGATGATCCTGCCCTCCCTGAGGAGTTCCCAGGCTGATATCGTGGTCGCACTCGACACCAGCGGCTCGGTCAGCAGCACGGAACTGAACGATTTTCTGGCCGAAATCAACACGCTCAAAGGTCAGTTACGTGCCCGGCTCACCCTGCATGCCTGCGATACTGCTCTGGCCGAAGGAGGGCCGTGGGTCTTCGAACCTTGGGAGGAGTTCAAGCTGCCCAAGGAATTCAAGGGTGGTGGCGGCACCGACTTCCGGCCAGTATTCGAATGGGTCGAGCAACAGGGAAGATCTCCCGACATGTTGCTCTATTTTACCGATGCCGAGGGAGACTTCCCTCCATCTGAACCTCATTACCCCGTCATCTGGCTAGTCAAAGGCAAGGCGCCGGTGCCGTGGGGACAACGTATTCAACTGAACTAG
- a CDS encoding methyl-accepting chemotaxis protein has protein sequence MGFKLPSFSFFKEKPGQASPTGPTTKLGLNTTLVMKGLQKMVGDSGQSLPLIGEKPIRQQLKILGGAWAVAVLLTLSPLLWYGVNLYILKQHTGTSTEMQMLSQRIAKGAQQAAQGNQIAFAQLKDADRRFSSHINNLLQGGAGIPASSNAMRPELMEIKALWGKMAKDIGLMAAQEKNLIQLSNNVVGVNSSNNDLLDLTELLAAQLIQSGAGVREVAAARQLGMLTQRIAKNANVLLLTGSDADLDETFLDGKSITIFRNTLVGLKDGSGGMLLNPVKDSIARDMLGDIDQTFKDFSVHVDQMLQNVRPLAAAHDAQRSLFKDGDKMLDLSSKLTESYNNHASSGLLEALLTVIFGSAALLFAVLFAKVLLDDAKRKAAISEQENKRNQEAILRLLNEMGDLAEGDLTVRARVTEDITGAIADSINYAIDELRSLVVGVNKATEQLARESQEAQGTSEHLLQASEKQSREIEETSAAVLQMADSINQVSANAAESAKVAQQSLQAADKGAAAVQNSIAGMNEIRGQIQETAKRIKRLGESSQEISEIVELISDITEQTNILALNAAIQAASAGEAGRGFTVVAEEVQRLAERSGEATKQIGAIVKTIQTDTHDAVAAMEQSTQGVVEGAKLSDAAGQALSEIERVTRSLADLIDTISRATQAQAEAAGKVATNMQDIQDITNQTTDGTKQTAASVGQLTALAAELKGSVAGFKLA, from the coding sequence ATGGGATTCAAGTTGCCAAGTTTCAGCTTTTTCAAGGAGAAGCCCGGACAGGCGTCTCCGACCGGACCGACGACGAAGTTGGGGCTGAATACCACCTTGGTGATGAAAGGGCTTCAGAAGATGGTCGGCGATTCAGGGCAATCACTGCCGCTTATCGGCGAAAAGCCCATAAGGCAGCAGTTGAAGATACTGGGCGGCGCATGGGCCGTGGCCGTGCTTCTCACCTTGTCTCCGCTGCTCTGGTACGGTGTGAACCTGTATATCCTGAAACAGCATACCGGCACCTCGACGGAAATGCAGATGTTGTCGCAACGGATCGCGAAGGGCGCACAGCAAGCTGCGCAAGGTAACCAGATCGCTTTTGCCCAGTTGAAAGATGCCGATCGGCGCTTTTCCAGCCACATTAATAACTTGTTACAGGGTGGTGCCGGCATACCCGCTTCGTCTAACGCCATGCGACCGGAGTTGATGGAGATTAAAGCGCTGTGGGGCAAGATGGCCAAGGATATCGGGCTGATGGCGGCGCAGGAAAAAAATCTGATCCAGCTGAGCAATAACGTGGTCGGGGTTAACTCCAGCAATAATGATTTGCTCGACCTTACCGAGCTGCTGGCTGCCCAGCTGATTCAGTCGGGCGCGGGAGTAAGGGAGGTTGCCGCCGCCCGGCAACTGGGGATGCTGACCCAGCGGATTGCGAAAAATGCCAATGTTCTGCTCCTGACGGGAAGCGATGCCGATCTTGACGAAACTTTTCTGGATGGCAAAAGCATCACCATCTTCCGCAATACTTTGGTCGGCCTGAAAGATGGGAGTGGGGGCATGTTGCTGAACCCGGTCAAAGATTCTATCGCGCGCGATATGCTGGGAGATATCGATCAAACTTTTAAAGATTTTTCCGTGCATGTCGATCAGATGCTGCAAAATGTTCGACCTTTGGCGGCGGCCCACGACGCTCAACGTTCTTTGTTTAAAGACGGGGACAAGATGCTGGACTTATCCAGCAAGCTGACCGAGAGTTACAACAATCATGCCAGCAGTGGTTTGCTGGAAGCGTTGTTAACCGTCATTTTCGGTAGTGCGGCATTGTTGTTCGCCGTGCTGTTTGCCAAGGTGTTGCTGGATGATGCCAAGCGTAAGGCGGCCATCAGTGAGCAGGAAAACAAACGAAACCAGGAGGCGATTCTGCGGCTGCTCAATGAAATGGGCGATCTGGCGGAAGGCGACCTGACCGTGAGGGCGCGAGTGACCGAGGATATCACCGGTGCTATTGCCGACTCGATCAACTACGCGATCGACGAGCTGCGATCGCTGGTTGTAGGGGTAAACAAGGCGACAGAGCAACTGGCTCGGGAGTCTCAGGAGGCGCAGGGTACCTCCGAGCATTTGCTGCAGGCTTCGGAAAAGCAGTCGCGTGAGATTGAGGAAACCAGTGCGGCGGTGTTGCAGATGGCAGATTCCATTAACCAGGTATCGGCTAACGCCGCTGAGTCTGCGAAAGTGGCGCAGCAATCCCTCCAGGCCGCAGATAAGGGTGCCGCAGCGGTGCAAAATTCCATTGCAGGCATGAATGAGATTCGTGGGCAGATTCAGGAAACAGCTAAACGGATCAAGCGGCTGGGTGAAAGCTCCCAGGAGATTAGCGAGATCGTGGAACTGATTTCGGATATTACCGAACAAACCAACATTCTGGCGCTGAACGCGGCGATTCAGGCAGCTTCGGCGGGTGAGGCGGGGCGTGGCTTCACCGTGGTGGCGGAAGAGGTGCAGCGGTTGGCAGAGCGTTCAGGCGAGGCAACCAAGCAGATCGGCGCGATCGTAAAGACCATTCAGACCGACACCCACGATGCGGTGGCCGCTATGGAGCAAAGTACTCAGGGTGTGGTGGAAGGCGCCAAGCTTTCAGATGCGGCGGGCCAGGCCCTGTCCGAGATCGAACGGGTTACGCGCAGTCTGGCGGATCTGATCGACACCATTTCCAGGGCGACCCAGGCGCAGGCGGAGGCTGCTGGCAAAGTGGCGACGAACATGCAGGATATTCAGGACATTACCAACCAGACCACGGATGGTACCAAGCAGACCGCCGCTTCTGTTGGTCAGTTGACCGCACTTGCTGCCGAGCTGAAAGGCTCTGTGGCGGGCTTCAAACTTGCATAG
- the thiD gene encoding bifunctional hydroxymethylpyrimidine kinase/phosphomethylpyrimidine kinase: protein MTTSVLMANTRETPPIVLAFSASDPSGGAGLQADILTLSSMGCHPLSVVTAITVQDTLGVEDVMAMEAEWVADQARCVLEDMPVGVFKVGLIGSVENVAAIAEVVADYPDIPLILDPVLASGRGDELAGDDILTALLEMLIPQTTLLTPNSMEARRIAQLDDDDGDAEPDLAECARRIIEMGCEFVLITGTHENTPQVVNTLYGESGVLRSDSWQRLPGSYHGSGCTLASAIAASIAQGLDIPEAVKEAQEFTWQALKAGFHPGMGQYIPDRLFWAHEEKDATGT, encoded by the coding sequence ATGACAACGTCCGTACTCATGGCAAACACGCGCGAAACGCCCCCGATTGTACTTGCTTTTTCCGCTTCCGATCCGAGTGGCGGAGCCGGTCTGCAAGCTGACATCCTGACCTTGTCCAGCATGGGATGCCATCCCCTTTCGGTAGTCACCGCCATCACGGTGCAAGACACCTTGGGCGTAGAGGACGTAATGGCCATGGAGGCCGAGTGGGTTGCCGACCAGGCGCGCTGTGTACTAGAGGACATGCCGGTGGGGGTTTTCAAAGTTGGCCTGATCGGCAGCGTGGAAAATGTTGCCGCCATCGCCGAGGTAGTCGCTGATTACCCGGATATCCCGCTGATACTGGACCCGGTGCTGGCCTCCGGCCGTGGGGATGAATTGGCTGGCGACGACATACTCACGGCCTTGCTGGAAATGCTCATCCCTCAGACCACCCTGCTCACGCCCAACAGTATGGAAGCCAGGCGTATCGCGCAGCTTGATGACGATGATGGCGATGCCGAACCCGATCTTGCCGAATGCGCCCGGCGCATTATCGAAATGGGCTGCGAATTCGTGCTTATTACCGGCACCCATGAAAATACGCCCCAGGTAGTGAACACTCTCTATGGTGAAAGCGGCGTGTTGCGTAGCGACAGCTGGCAACGCCTGCCAGGAAGCTACCACGGTTCGGGCTGTACCCTGGCTTCGGCGATCGCCGCCTCGATAGCCCAAGGCCTAGATATTCCGGAAGCAGTAAAGGAGGCACAGGAATTCACCTGGCAAGCATTGAAAGCCGGCTTCCACCCGGGCATGGGGCAATACATTCCCGATCGTCTTTTCTGGGCGCACGAGGAAAAAGATGCCACCGGCACTTGA
- a CDS encoding AAA family ATPase, translated as MRPAQLSTILDREFLSAQEGHHTPVMLWGPPGVGKSQIIAQVAARHSVPMIDIRLSQMEPTDLRGIPFRIEDRVEWAIPSMLPDAKKHGPQGILFLDEITSAPPSVSAAAYQLILDRRLGAYQIPEGWAIFAAGNRQGDRGVTYTMPAPLANRFSHFEVEANLDDWVAWAYANNIDERLIGFLRFRPELLFDFDPAHNPVAFPSPRSWEFSHRALQKFGDHPELLLPTLQACVGPAAGLELNAFIENLDRMPNLDAILRGEEVAVPREIDLQYAVASALVGRAIRAKGSTEARNIYGHILDYASRFPLKEMGIMLVSDMHRAIGQNLFDVPQFSKWANAVADLMLYEM; from the coding sequence ATGCGGCCGGCCCAACTCTCCACCATCCTGGATCGCGAATTTCTGAGCGCTCAGGAAGGTCATCACACACCTGTCATGCTATGGGGCCCACCTGGCGTGGGAAAATCCCAGATCATCGCCCAGGTTGCAGCACGCCACAGCGTGCCGATGATAGATATCCGCCTTTCCCAAATGGAACCCACTGACCTGCGCGGCATCCCGTTTCGCATCGAGGATCGTGTTGAATGGGCCATCCCCTCGATGCTGCCAGATGCCAAAAAACATGGCCCTCAAGGCATCTTGTTCCTGGATGAGATCACCTCGGCCCCGCCCAGTGTTTCTGCGGCGGCCTACCAGCTGATTCTCGATCGACGCCTGGGCGCCTATCAAATTCCGGAAGGCTGGGCGATCTTCGCTGCCGGCAACCGTCAGGGCGACCGCGGCGTCACCTATACTATGCCTGCACCGCTGGCCAACCGCTTTTCTCATTTCGAGGTCGAAGCTAATCTCGATGACTGGGTAGCCTGGGCCTACGCAAACAACATCGACGAGCGCCTGATCGGCTTTCTGCGCTTCCGTCCCGAATTGCTGTTTGATTTTGACCCGGCGCACAACCCTGTCGCCTTCCCCAGCCCGCGTTCGTGGGAATTTTCCCACCGCGCACTGCAAAAATTCGGTGATCACCCGGAGTTATTGCTGCCCACTTTGCAGGCTTGCGTCGGCCCGGCTGCCGGCCTTGAACTTAACGCCTTCATCGAGAACCTCGACCGCATGCCGAACCTGGATGCGATCCTGCGCGGAGAGGAAGTCGCCGTACCGCGGGAAATTGATCTTCAATACGCTGTCGCTTCGGCCTTGGTGGGGCGCGCCATTCGCGCCAAAGGCAGCACCGAGGCCCGCAATATTTATGGCCACATCCTCGACTACGCCAGCCGTTTCCCGCTCAAGGAAATGGGCATCATGCTGGTGTCAGACATGCACCGCGCCATCGGCCAGAACCTGTTCGATGTACCGCAGTTCTCCAAGTGGGCGAACGCCGTCGCCGACCTGATGCTGTACGAAATGTAA
- the thiE gene encoding thiamine phosphate synthase, whose protein sequence is MIGGLYAITPECADTESLVEQVRQALSGGAHLVQYRNKGGDVGLRHEQASELLALCKQFHVPLIINDDIRLSDLTGADGVHLGKDDGSVREARLILGPDKIIGVSCYNDLQRALDAEAHGANYVAFGSFFPSSTKSDVVTAPLTLLHEAKRVLNIPLVSIGGITADNVTPLIEAGTDAVAVISALFDSEDIVRAASRFAVLFEKSNHHTLH, encoded by the coding sequence TTGATCGGCGGCCTATATGCCATCACCCCCGAATGCGCCGACACCGAAAGTCTGGTGGAACAGGTCAGACAGGCCTTGTCTGGTGGCGCTCACCTGGTGCAATATCGCAACAAAGGGGGCGATGTTGGGTTGCGCCACGAGCAGGCCAGCGAATTATTAGCGCTGTGCAAACAATTCCATGTGCCGCTGATCATCAATGACGATATTCGCCTCTCCGACCTGACCGGTGCGGATGGAGTACACCTGGGCAAGGACGATGGCAGTGTGCGTGAAGCCCGACTGATTCTCGGCCCGGATAAAATTATCGGCGTGTCTTGTTATAATGACTTGCAACGGGCGCTCGATGCCGAAGCCCATGGCGCAAATTATGTTGCCTTCGGCAGTTTCTTCCCGTCGTCGACCAAATCCGACGTGGTTACGGCACCTTTAACTCTTTTACACGAAGCAAAGCGGGTCCTGAATATACCGCTCGTCTCCATCGGCGGCATTACTGCGGATAATGTCACCCCCCTGATCGAAGCCGGCACCGACGCCGTGGCCGTTATTTCTGCGCTATTCGACAGCGAGGATATCGTGAGAGCCGCCAGCCGCTTTGCCGTGTTATTCGAAAAATCAAACCACCATACACTGCACTAA
- a CDS encoding response regulator, translating into MVIDDSNTIRRSAEIFLVKAGCEVILAEDGFDALSKIADHQPDVIFVDIMMPRLDGYQTCALIKKNSKFKVTPVIMLSSKDGLFDRARGRMVGSDEYLTKPFTKESLLKTVSQYMAQRSAS; encoded by the coding sequence ATGGTGATTGATGACAGCAATACCATACGCCGCAGTGCCGAGATTTTTCTGGTGAAGGCCGGATGTGAGGTTATCCTCGCAGAAGATGGGTTTGACGCTCTGTCCAAGATTGCCGATCATCAACCCGATGTCATTTTCGTTGATATCATGATGCCGCGCCTGGATGGCTATCAGACTTGCGCGCTGATCAAGAAAAACTCAAAATTCAAAGTCACCCCCGTTATCATGCTATCCAGCAAGGATGGTTTGTTCGACCGTGCTCGGGGCAGGATGGTGGGGTCCGATGAATATCTGACCAAACCTTTTACCAAGGAAAGTCTGCTTAAAACTGTGAGTCAGTACATGGCTCAGCGTAGTGCCAGCTAG
- a CDS encoding c-type cytochrome, with protein MKKFVILAVMVGLTATWGAVAAPPKGDPDKGKLIASQVCLACHGIDGNGTEPTNPEFPKLAGKQPEYLLKQLKDYKSGKRKNEIMAAMVASLTPDDMANLALYFAGQKAKPGVVKNSALLAQGKKIFMDGNPEAGVPACAGCHEADASGYAFFPHLAGQHAEYTLLQLKRFNSGERDNDKGLAMQSVTVKMTEQEMRAVAEYLAGIQLK; from the coding sequence GTGAAAAAATTTGTAATTCTCGCAGTGATGGTTGGATTAACTGCCACTTGGGGGGCCGTGGCAGCCCCCCCCAAGGGTGACCCGGATAAGGGCAAGCTGATAGCCTCCCAGGTTTGTCTGGCTTGTCATGGCATCGATGGCAACGGCACAGAGCCGACCAACCCTGAATTTCCCAAGCTGGCGGGCAAGCAGCCCGAATATCTCCTCAAGCAGCTCAAGGATTACAAGTCAGGCAAGCGTAAGAACGAGATCATGGCCGCCATGGTGGCGAGCCTGACACCCGATGACATGGCCAACCTTGCGCTCTATTTTGCTGGCCAGAAAGCTAAGCCTGGCGTGGTCAAAAACTCGGCCCTGCTGGCTCAGGGGAAAAAGATTTTCATGGATGGCAACCCTGAAGCCGGCGTACCGGCCTGCGCTGGATGCCACGAGGCAGATGCCTCCGGCTATGCTTTTTTCCCCCACCTTGCCGGACAGCATGCCGAGTACACTTTGTTGCAGCTGAAGCGTTTCAATAGCGGCGAGCGCGATAACGACAAGGGACTGGCGATGCAGTCCGTTACAGTGAAAATGACGGAGCAGGAAATGAGGGCCGTAGCGGAGTATCTTGCGGGCATTCAATTAAAATAA
- a CDS encoding c-type cytochrome, whose translation MKKLCFLALALALVQTLPALAGAPQQPKAPGIESKDYVWNEPVGEKAEILKLKGDAERGRIAYRVCQGCHKPDGAGLRDGTYPQLAGQHATVLIKQMADVRDGRRENPKMFPFAGKHIIDMQEIADVAVYLQNMKIPHDNGKGPGTSLARGKELYKSDCHDCHGENGEGNEKKFYPVLAGQHYKYMLRQIMNIRDGKRGNANPKMVKVVQNFNDADMEAVVDYMSRLSMPERSAVRK comes from the coding sequence ATGAAAAAACTTTGCTTCCTGGCGCTGGCCTTGGCTTTGGTGCAGACATTGCCTGCTTTGGCCGGGGCGCCCCAGCAACCCAAGGCACCGGGAATCGAATCCAAGGACTATGTCTGGAATGAACCCGTAGGTGAAAAGGCTGAAATTCTCAAGCTGAAAGGCGACGCTGAACGCGGCCGCATTGCCTACCGAGTTTGCCAGGGCTGTCACAAGCCGGACGGCGCCGGGCTAAGGGACGGAACTTACCCGCAGTTGGCGGGTCAGCATGCCACTGTGCTGATCAAGCAGATGGCCGACGTGCGCGATGGCCGCAGGGAAAACCCGAAGATGTTCCCGTTCGCCGGCAAGCACATTATCGATATGCAGGAAATCGCCGATGTTGCTGTTTACCTGCAGAACATGAAAATTCCGCATGACAACGGCAAAGGTCCGGGCACCAGTCTGGCGCGCGGCAAGGAACTGTACAAAAGCGACTGCCACGACTGCCATGGCGAAAACGGTGAGGGCAACGAGAAGAAGTTTTACCCTGTTCTGGCGGGGCAGCATTACAAATACATGTTGCGCCAGATCATGAATATTCGCGATGGCAAACGCGGGAACGCCAACCCTAAGATGGTGAAGGTAGTACAGAATTTCAACGATGCAGACATGGAAGCGGTGGTGGACTATATGTCCCGGCTTTCCATGCCTGAGCGCAGTGCTGTAAGGAAGTGA
- a CDS encoding c-type cytochrome has product MKQAMVVAAVVGLMAASGVNAEVVSKADPAKAQQIVNTVCVACHGADGNSPAPANPKLASQHPDYLNKQLTNFKSGERKSAIMAGMAAALTPEDMKNLAAYFGGQKQAPAAAQDKVLAAQGEKIYRGGVAEMGVPACSGCHGPTGSGIPAMFPRLAGQHGEYIETQLKNFRISERANDPGKMMQMVAMKMSDKDMKAVAEYISGLH; this is encoded by the coding sequence ATGAAACAAGCCATGGTGGTGGCAGCGGTTGTCGGGTTGATGGCCGCATCAGGGGTAAACGCGGAAGTGGTAAGCAAGGCTGACCCGGCGAAGGCTCAGCAGATCGTCAATACAGTCTGCGTTGCGTGTCATGGTGCGGATGGCAATAGTCCGGCGCCAGCCAATCCGAAGCTGGCATCCCAGCACCCTGATTATCTTAACAAGCAGCTGACCAACTTCAAATCGGGCGAACGTAAGAGTGCAATCATGGCGGGCATGGCCGCGGCCCTTACACCGGAGGACATGAAGAATCTGGCAGCTTATTTTGGCGGACAAAAACAGGCGCCGGCCGCCGCTCAGGACAAGGTGCTTGCTGCGCAAGGTGAAAAAATCTATCGGGGTGGAGTCGCAGAGATGGGCGTGCCGGCCTGTAGTGGTTGCCACGGCCCTACCGGTTCCGGTATCCCGGCGATGTTCCCCCGCTTGGCTGGGCAGCACGGCGAATATATTGAAACCCAGTTGAAGAATTTCCGCATCAGCGAGCGTGCCAACGACCCTGGTAAGATGATGCAGATGGTCGCCATGAAAATGTCCGACAAGGATATGAAAGCGGTGGCGGAATATATTTCCGGGCTGCATTGA
- the hemL gene encoding glutamate-1-semialdehyde 2,1-aminomutase — MTSRNQQLFEKSQQFIPGGVNSPVRAFGSVGGTPVFFKRGAGATVWDEDGQAYIDYVGSWGPMILGHAHPEVIKAVQETAANGLSFGAPTALELEMAETLCMLLPGMDQVRLVSSGTEATMSAIRLARGYTGRSKIIKFEGCYHGHADSLLVKAGSGALTFGQPSSGGVPAETAAHTLVLAYNDSAALVETFGKIGNEIAAVIVEPVAGNMNLVAPKPEFLKALRELCTQHGSVLIFDEVMTGFRVGPKCAQGMFGIVPDLTTLGKVIGGGMPLGAFGGRREIMQKLAPLGPVYQAGTLSGNPVAVAAGLTTLRLVQAPGFYDKLAAATRKLIDGLTAAARKHGVIFSAQSVGGMFGVYFRATPPTSYAEVMECDKTAFNHFFHAMLEKGIYLAPSAFEAGFVSAAHTDLEIEKTLQAADEVFGGMSKR, encoded by the coding sequence ATGACCTCACGCAACCAGCAACTTTTCGAAAAATCTCAGCAGTTCATCCCCGGCGGCGTCAATTCGCCTGTACGCGCTTTCGGCTCGGTCGGCGGCACGCCGGTGTTTTTCAAGCGCGGCGCAGGTGCCACCGTCTGGGACGAGGATGGCCAGGCGTATATCGATTACGTCGGCTCCTGGGGACCAATGATCCTCGGCCACGCCCACCCCGAGGTGATCAAGGCCGTCCAGGAAACCGCCGCCAACGGCTTGAGCTTCGGCGCACCCACCGCGCTGGAACTGGAAATGGCTGAAACTTTGTGCATGCTGCTACCCGGCATGGATCAGGTGCGCCTGGTCAGTTCCGGCACCGAGGCCACCATGAGCGCCATCCGCCTGGCGCGGGGATACACCGGCCGTTCCAAGATCATCAAGTTCGAAGGTTGTTACCACGGCCACGCCGACTCGCTACTGGTCAAGGCCGGCTCCGGCGCACTTACCTTCGGCCAACCCAGCTCCGGCGGGGTCCCGGCAGAAACTGCGGCGCATACCCTGGTGCTGGCCTACAACGACAGCGCCGCACTGGTAGAAACTTTCGGGAAAATCGGCAACGAAATTGCCGCAGTGATCGTCGAGCCGGTCGCCGGAAACATGAACCTGGTCGCACCCAAGCCCGAGTTCCTCAAGGCGCTGCGCGAGCTGTGCACCCAACATGGCAGCGTGCTGATCTTCGACGAAGTGATGACCGGCTTCCGCGTCGGGCCGAAGTGCGCCCAAGGCATGTTCGGCATCGTTCCCGACCTGACTACGCTCGGCAAGGTGATCGGCGGCGGCATGCCGCTCGGGGCGTTCGGCGGTCGCCGCGAAATCATGCAGAAGCTCGCTCCGCTTGGCCCGGTCTATCAGGCCGGCACCCTATCCGGCAACCCGGTGGCTGTAGCCGCCGGACTAACCACGCTCAGGCTGGTGCAGGCGCCGGGTTTCTACGACAAACTTGCCGCAGCAACCCGCAAGCTAATCGATGGCCTGACTGCAGCGGCCAGGAAGCATGGGGTGATTTTTTCGGCGCAGTCCGTTGGCGGCATGTTCGGCGTCTACTTCCGCGCCACGCCCCCGACCAGCTATGCCGAAGTGATGGAATGCGACAAGACCGCCTTCAACCATTTCTTCCACGCCATGCTGGAGAAAGGCATTTATCTTGCCCCTTCCGCATTCGAGGCAGGATTCGTTTCAGCTGCCCACACCGACTTGGAAATCGAAAAAACCTTGCAGGCTGCAGACGAAGTTTTTGGTGGAATGTCCAAGCGTTAA
- a CDS encoding chemotaxis protein CheW, whose protein sequence is MARKISLRAFHESVMAKLQSLASSDTANPSKLGVQIGSQFWLVNLSDISEALPIPKLTSVPLAQSWFCGVANFRGNLYGIVDFSHFLGGAPTQFVVDCRLLLVHQKFSVNCGIVVSRMLGLRNPEKMQRVEIEGEAPPWVAAEYHDETGQRWQELNMQVLTGHAQFLNVGLS, encoded by the coding sequence ATGGCAAGAAAAATCAGCCTGCGAGCATTTCATGAGAGCGTGATGGCCAAGTTGCAGAGCTTGGCATCTAGCGATACTGCCAACCCCTCCAAGCTGGGTGTCCAGATTGGCTCGCAGTTCTGGCTGGTCAATCTTTCCGATATCAGCGAAGCGTTGCCTATTCCAAAGTTGACCTCCGTTCCCCTCGCGCAGTCATGGTTTTGCGGTGTGGCGAATTTTCGCGGCAATCTCTATGGCATCGTTGATTTTTCCCATTTTCTCGGTGGCGCGCCAACGCAATTTGTCGTGGATTGCCGCCTGCTTCTGGTTCACCAGAAATTTTCTGTCAATTGTGGAATCGTCGTCAGTCGCATGCTGGGATTGCGCAATCCAGAGAAAATGCAACGGGTGGAAATAGAGGGGGAGGCTCCGCCCTGGGTTGCTGCCGAATACCATGATGAAACTGGACAACGGTGGCAGGAACTGAATATGCAGGTATTGACCGGGCACGCCCAGTTTTTGAATGTAGGCCTGTCATAA
- a CDS encoding response regulator transcription factor encodes MAINKIMVVDDSPTERFFLGGLLTKQGYQVITAESGEEAITKAKLEKPDLIIMDVVMPGLNGFQATRAISKDEETKDIPVIMCTTKGQETDKVWGMRQGAKDYIVKPVNQDELLKKITALG; translated from the coding sequence ATGGCTATCAATAAGATTATGGTCGTGGATGATTCGCCTACCGAAAGATTCTTCCTTGGCGGCTTGCTGACTAAACAGGGCTATCAGGTGATTACCGCCGAAAGTGGTGAGGAGGCAATCACCAAGGCCAAGCTGGAAAAGCCTGACTTGATCATCATGGATGTGGTGATGCCGGGCCTGAATGGGTTTCAGGCGACACGGGCAATTTCTAAGGATGAAGAAACCAAAGATATTCCTGTCATCATGTGCACCACCAAGGGACAGGAAACCGATAAGGTATGGGGAATGCGGCAGGGCGCCAAGGATTACATCGTCAAACCGGTGAATCAGGATGAACTGCTGAAAAAAATTACGGCACTCGGTTGA